The segment TCGACAGCTGGAGGCTCCACAAGACGGAGCGCCAACTTCGCGGCGAGGTCGAAAAGCTTCGACAGGAGAACGCGCTGCTCAAGCGCACGGTCGAGGATCTTCGCGGCAACCCGGCGGTCATCGAACAGGAGGCCCGCCGGCTCGGCCTCATCAAGGAGGGGGAGAACGTCATCGTCGTCCCCCAGCGGCAGGACGCCCGTCCGCAAGCCCCCCCCAAGCCCGGCGCGCCCCGTCCTTAGTGA is part of the Deltaproteobacteria bacterium genome and harbors:
- a CDS encoding septum formation initiator family protein; translation: MGRNTKQTDMTIPLRDPNRKKRRLPLFIAAALVIVAVFISLFRDMGVVDSWRLHKTERQLRGEVEKLRQENALLKRTVEDLRGNPAVIEQEARRLGLIKEGENVIVVPQRQDARPQAPPKPGAPRP